In a genomic window of Rhinoderma darwinii isolate aRhiDar2 chromosome 10, aRhiDar2.hap1, whole genome shotgun sequence:
- the CDA gene encoding cytidine deaminase isoform X4 → MNEDLRSREDGVLLNNSHSHLRNSDRDLDPELIQELIEKSQEAKTFAHCPYSRFRVGAALLSRDGRIFLGCNIENACYTLGICAERTAIQKAVSEGTKNFIAVAVASDVEDEFISPCGACRQVMREFGSEWQIILTKPSGSYVMKTLHQLLPMSFGPENLTMKQEEY, encoded by the exons ATGAATGAAGATTTGCGCTCCCGGGAAGATGGCGTCCTCCTCAATAACAGCCATTCACACCTCCGTAATAGCGACCGCGACCTGGATCCAGAACTGATCCAGGAACTTATAGAAAAGAGCCAAGAAGCCAAAACCTTCGCCCACTGTCCCTACAGCCGGTTCCGGGTCGGGGCGGCTCTTCTCAGTCGGGACGGGAGGATTTTCCTGG gtTGCAATATTGAGAACGCCTGTTACACGCTGGGGATCTGCGCCGAGCGAACCGCCATCCAGAAGGCCGTGTCCGAGGGCACCAAAAACTTCATTGCCGTAGCTGTAGCCAG TGATGTGGAGGACGAGTTTATAAGTCCATGTGGAGCCTGCAGACAGGTCATGAGGGAG TTTGGCTCCGAGTGGCAGATCATCCTCACCAAGCCGAGCGGCTCCTACGTCATGAAGACCCTTCACCAGCTGCTGCCAATGTCCTTCGGACCTGAGAACTTGACCATGAAACAAGAAGAATATTAA
- the CDA gene encoding cytidine deaminase isoform X3, whose protein sequence is MEPEARAIDRKNPESQNMNEDLRSREDGVLLNNSHSHLRNSDRDLDPELIQELIEKSQEAKTFAHCPYSRFRVGAALLSRDGRIFLGCNIENACYTLGICAERTAIQKAVSEGTKNFIAVAVASDVEDEFISPCGACRQVMREFGSEWQIILTKPSGSYVMKTLHQLLPMSFGPENLTMKQEEY, encoded by the exons ATGGAGCCTGAAGCCAGAGCTATagacag GAAAAATCCGGAATCGCAGAATATGAATGAAGATTTGCGCTCCCGGGAAGATGGCGTCCTCCTCAATAACAGCCATTCACACCTCCGTAATAGCGACCGCGACCTGGATCCAGAACTGATCCAGGAACTTATAGAAAAGAGCCAAGAAGCCAAAACCTTCGCCCACTGTCCCTACAGCCGGTTCCGGGTCGGGGCGGCTCTTCTCAGTCGGGACGGGAGGATTTTCCTGG gtTGCAATATTGAGAACGCCTGTTACACGCTGGGGATCTGCGCCGAGCGAACCGCCATCCAGAAGGCCGTGTCCGAGGGCACCAAAAACTTCATTGCCGTAGCTGTAGCCAG TGATGTGGAGGACGAGTTTATAAGTCCATGTGGAGCCTGCAGACAGGTCATGAGGGAG TTTGGCTCCGAGTGGCAGATCATCCTCACCAAGCCGAGCGGCTCCTACGTCATGAAGACCCTTCACCAGCTGCTGCCAATGTCCTTCGGACCTGAGAACTTGACCATGAAACAAGAAGAATATTAA